From Cercospora beticola chromosome 6, complete sequence, a single genomic window includes:
- a CDS encoding uncharacterized protein (BUSCO:EOG09264398) — protein MPSEALPSTNEREFVLSALQQNVRIDGRAFDEFRPIDLAFGDDYGQADVRMGKTRVLVNISAEVITPYPDRKFDGVFTISTELSPIASPAFEVGRQDQTELLMSRILEKTIRRSGALDTESLCIVAGQKCFHIRADIHVLDHDGNLVDASCVALVAALMHFRRPDVEVRGEEVTVFGLREREPVKLSMQHQPFCITTSYYEGGEVMLQDATLLEEHCREGEIIISINRFGEVCQVAKYGGTPVDGLSMLTCTNAALEKAKMLDKLVKSKLEEDEKQRFPGGLMAELSAENDRVQEKPVG, from the exons ATGCCGTCCGAAGCGCTTCCCTCCACCAACGAGCGCGAGTTCGTTCTCTCTGCCCTCCAGCAGAATGTCCGCATCGATGGCCGCGCCTTTGACGAATTTCGCCCCATCGATCTCGCGTTCGGCGACGACTATGGCCAAGCAGATGTCCGCATGGGCAAGACGCGAGTGCTTGTGAACATTTCCGCAGAAGTGATCACCCCATACCCAGACAGGAAATTTGATGGAGTCTTTACAATCAGTACCGAGCTGAGCCCCATTGCGAGCCCAGCTTTCGAGGTTGGACG TCAAGACCAGACTGAGCTCCTGATGAGCCGGATACTTGAGAAGACGATTCGAAGGTCAGGAGCATTGGATACTGAGAGTCTGTGCATCGTGGCAGGACAGAAATGCTTTCACATCCGAGCGGACATCCACGTTTTGGATCATGATGGCAATCTGGTCGATGCGAGCTGTGTAGCACTGGTCGCTGCGCTGATGCACTTCAGAAGGCCAGATGTGGAAgtccgaggagaagaagttacAGTGTTCGGTCTAAGGGAACGAGAACCTGTCAAGCTATCGATGCAACACCAGCCCTTCTGTATCACAACGAGTTACTACGAAGGTGGAGAGGTCATGTTACAGGATGCTACATTACTTGAGGAACACTGCAGAGAAGGTGAGAttatcatcagcatcaatcGGTTCGGCGAAGTCTGTCAGGTTGCCAAGTATGGAGGGACGCCGGTCGATGGGCTAAGCATGCTCACTTGCACCAATGCAGctctggagaaggcgaagatgttAGACAAGCTGGTCAAGTCAAaattggaagaagacgagaagcAGCGGTTTCCTGGCGGACTCATGGCCGAACTGAGTGCGGAGAATGATCGGGTTCAGGAAAAGCCTGTAGGCTGA
- the CWC15 gene encoding complexed with cef1p codes for MTTAHRPTFDPARGKEAARGEAYHQRLLPAHKTLKFRQQNQGTPAEQAKRDLKAELLRNEARHYAKKEGRELPDDEDAAEPQRQIEAGSSGGVKRKASEPGDAEGQADEEDYEAKKRRVLEETRDIDADSDSGSSSSDSESEEDEDEDEEAELMRELAKIKAERAEKAAKEAAEQAKKDEEQREKDIALGNPLLNAGREDYNVKRRWDDDVVFKNQARGTEERGKEKRFVNDLLRSDFHRRFMDKYVR; via the coding sequence ATGACTACCGCTCACCGACCCACCTTCGATCCAGCCCGAGGCAAAGAAGCCGCCCGCGGCGAGGCCTACCACCAGCGCCTCCTCCCCGCGCACAAGACACTCAAATTCCGCCAACAAAATCAAGGCACCCCCGCCGAACAAGCGAAGCGCGATCTCAAGGCCGAGCTGCTACGGAACGAAGCCAGACACTATGCCAAAAAGGAAGGGCGGGAGCTTccagatgacgaggatgcgGCCGAGCCCCAACGACAAATCGAAGCCGGCTCAAGCGGAGGCGTGAAGCGCAAAGCCTCAGAACCTGGTGACGCGGAAGGACAAGCAGACGAAGAGGACTACGAAGCAAAGAAGCGGCGCGTATTAGAGGAAACCCGAGATATCGACGCAGACTCCGATTCCGGATCATCGAGTTCAGACTCAGAgagtgaagaggatgaagacgaggatgaagaagcagagctgaTGCGCGAGCTGGCAAAGATCAAAGCCGAGCGTGCGGAAAAAGCTGCGAAGGAAGCTGCGGAGCAAGCGAAGAAAGATGAAGAACAGAGGGAGAAAGACATCGCGTTAGGAAATCCGTTGTTGAATGCAGGGAGAGAGGACTATAATGTTAAGCGGAGATGGGATGACGATGTGGTATTCAAAAACCAGGCCCGAGGGACGGAGGAGAGGGGCAAGGAGAAGAGATTCGTGAACGACTTGCTGAGAAGTGATTTCCACAGAAGGTTCATGGATAAATATGTGCGATAA